One stretch of Armigeres subalbatus isolate Guangzhou_Male chromosome 2, GZ_Asu_2, whole genome shotgun sequence DNA includes these proteins:
- the LOC134217454 gene encoding annulin-like: MEAGLSPWAMWPQVNMPGDGQDMPLRINGVNPCLDENGVAHRTSRFELMNRHKMDTGNPMLVVRRGQPFQLKVYCDRPFDEDKDVISFMLSVEPMDGERVSHGLGTVVHLPLQKSSDEVDEDESDWKAVLDSMDDEMLTISIRPSAKASVSKWNIAIDTKLAGFDQVVNAQVSVNFYLLFNPWCEHDCVYMEDDQMREEYVLSDTTMIWRGCNRSFHPTVWKLGQFEKDILECSFLLLSTVGRVSATYRGNPIRVARALSAAVNSNDDNGALMGRWSKEFPDGIPPTKWIGSVEILQQYYASATSVRYGQCWVFSGVLATISRALGIPCRVVSNFNSAHDSEASLTIDYYIGESNNDLSEFNSDYTWNFHVWNEMWMQRPDLGERSDELYDGWQAVDATPQELSDGMYKLGPAPVKAVKRGDINVHYDCDFVFAEVNADEIYWRYRGPGQPLKLVKKDPTKVGQFISTKAVGSWEREDITETYKFEEKSCDERITMMKALKQANSPFARIYTNEEFHDIDFEVDIRNDVKIGEPFTIILNIKNSSDNATYPIEGIVHVDTVLYTGKLRTPLKALPFEVEVEPNTTSTVELHVEFDEYYQNVLDQAYFRITCSASVRGTNYEYFAQENYRVRKPDIKINLDNEPHIGAPLYITASLQNPMPIQLTNGVFRFECSGVWQPVEIPYDFIEAGDTAVIKFRMTPNLPGSAQIAAKFNAEQLNDVDGFVSFEVAEIDSELNAGRSLKNSLVFA, encoded by the exons ATGGAAGCCGGTTTATCACCGTGGGCGATGTGGCCGCAAGTAAACA TGCCTGGAGATGGGCAGGACATGCCTTTAAGGATCAACGGTGTCAACCCCTGTCTGGATGAAAACGGGGTTGCTCATAGAACGAGTAGGTTTGAACTTATGAACCGGCACAAAATGGATACTGGGAATCCTATGTTGGTGGTTAGGAGAGGTCAGCCATTCCAGCTGAAGGTGTACTGCGACAGGCCATTTGACGAGGATAAAGATGTGATTTCATTTATGTTATCGGTGGAACCGATGGACGGAGAGAGAGTGAGCCATGGTCTTGGTACTGTAGTGCATTTGCCTTTGCAAAAGTCCAGCGATGAGGTGGATGAAGATGAATCTGATTGGAAGGCTGTGCTGGATTCAATGGATGACGAAATGTTGACGATCAGCATCAGACCTTCGGCAAAGGCTTCGGTTTCCAAATGGAATATTGCGATTGACACCAAACTAGCTGGATTTGATCAAGTGGTCAACGCACAAGTTTCAGTTAATTTCTATCTATTATTTAATCCTTGGTGTGAGCACGATTGCGTATATATGGAAG aTGATCAAATGCGCGAGGAGTACGTCCTTAGTGACACAACAATGATTTGGCGGGGTTGTAATCGAAGCTTTCATCCAACTGTGTGGAAGCTGGGGCAGTTTGAAAAGGATATCTTGGAGTGTAGTTTCCTTCTGTTGTCAACTGTTGGACGAGTAAGCGCTACGTACCGTGGAAACCCGATTCGAGTGGCACGTGCTTTGTCGGCTGCTGTCAATAGCAATGATGACAATGGAGCACTCATGGGAAGATGGAGTAAGGAGTTTCCCGATGGTATACCACCAACAAAGTGGATCGGCTCTGTCGAAATTTTGCAGCAATATTACGCATCGGCAACATCCGTGCGTTACGGGCAGTGCTGGGTGTTTTCCGGAGTGCTAGCTACAA TCTCACGTGCCTTAGGAATTCCTTGTCGAGTAGTGTCTAATTTCAATTCAGCACACGATTCAGAAGCGTCATTGACAATTGACTACTATATCGGTGAGAGCAATAATGATCTAAGTGAGTTCAATTCAGATTATACGTGGAATTTCCACGTATGGAACGAAATGTGGATGCAGCGGCCTGATTTAGGGGAGAGGTCTGATGAGCTGTATGATGGCTGGCAAGCAGTTGATGCAACACCACAGGAGCTTTCCGATGGAATGTACAAGCTTGGACCTGCACCGGTGAAGGCAGTAAAACGAGGAGATATCAATGTGCATTACGACTGTGACTTTGTGTTTGCCGAAGTGAATGCTGATGAGATTTATTGGAGATACAGAGGACCTGGTCAACCGTTGAAGCTTGTAAAGAAGGATCCTACTAAAGTCGGCCAATTCATTAGCACCAAAGCAGTGGGTTCATGGGAGCGTGAAGACATCACTGAAACGTACAAATTTGAAGAGAAATCTTGCGACGAGAGAATCACAATGATGAAAGCACTAAAACAAGCGAATAGTCCTTTCGCTAGGATCTACACAAACGAAGAATTCCATGACATTGATTTTGAAGTGGATATTCGTAACGATGTTAAAATAGGAGAACCTTTCACGATCATTCTCAATATAAAAAATAGCTCAGATAATGCGACATACCCTATCGAAGGAATTGTTCACGTAGATACCGTACTTTACACGGGAAAGCTGAGGACGCCTCTGAAAGCTTTGCCATTCGAGGTTGAAGTAGAACCAAATACAACCAGCACCGTCGAACTACATGTAGAATTTGATGAATACTATCAGAACGTTCTGGATCAGGCCTACTTCAGAATAACGTGCTCAGCCAGTGTACGAGGAACCAATTATGAATATTTTGCACAAGAAAACTATCGAGTTCGCAAGCCGGACATCAAGATCAATTTGGATAATGAGCCCCACATCGGAGCACCCCTCTACATTACGGCCTCCTTACAAAACCCAATGCCCATCCAACTGACGAACGGTGTATTCCGCTTCGAATGCTCTGGAGTGTGGCAGCCAGTTGAAATTCCCTACGACTTTATTGAGGCTGGGGACACGGCAGTCATCAAATTTCGTATGACGCCTAATTTGCCCGGTAGCGCACAAATTGCTGCCAAATTCAATGCCGAACAACTGAACGACGTGGATGGCTTCGTTTCCTTCGAAGTGGCTGAAATCGATTCGGAGCTCAACGCAGGACGTTCGCTTAAAAATAGTCTCGTTTTTGCGTGA